Sequence from the Cucumis sativus cultivar 9930 chromosome 1, Cucumber_9930_V3, whole genome shotgun sequence genome:
GTAGAGGATAATTGTAATACgtattaaattatacttaatatttttttagtatgttTGTTATATAGCGTtcctatataaaatttttggatcTACGACCGGTGACATTGTGCTATTATAAAATGTAATGATATTTATTCATCAACTATTCACCTCAATATAAGAATTAATACgtgttaataataatgaaatttctttCCCTCCCATTCTATTATAAAAATGCAATGTCATTTTGGAGTCCAATGGACGTTGTTCCCCCAAAAGATAACCccaaagatgaagaaatggagaaaatgaGTACACAAATCAATAAGTGGAACACTCAGAGAAATTTCATAACAAACTTTCATCAAAGACCATATGGCTCTAATCACTAATCGATAGAGAAGGTCACCAACAGAAACAATCCATCTACAccacaatttttcattcatccCAGGggaaaaatcaacattttcataattCAAGTTTCAATCCTCAGCCACACTCTCCCCACCTATTCCCTTCTATTAATCATCCTAGCAAGGAGAGAGCATCTTACTCAGAGGGCGACAGTAGGAAATAGATAAGCAAACAGCATCATCACCAAATGGTCGATCATTTATACTTGAAAGCATCATCGTGGTCACCGAGAAGAGGTTGACTTGCTGCTGCTGCTAATTCAACTTCATGTCTGCAGAAATAAGCAACATATAGATATGGATTTAGAATGAGGATGATTTCGTTATTAATGACTTAGGATTCAAAAGTCTCACTGTTGCTGGGCAGCCAAGTGAATTTGTTGTTCTGGAGGAGCAAGAGCAGGAGATTCAACAAAATGAATGTTAGGATCCCTGAACCAccataagaaaatgaaatccaTCGTCATGAATGttccaaattaaagaaaaaaaactaacacaAAGTAAACCAGGAAATGGATTTGTAGTTACTCTTTGCAGAAATTTCATAGTACTATAGGTTCTTCCTGTGGAATGTGACTTGCTTGGCCTTAACATGCATGTTTTTTACATCCACCTTGTTTCCACTAACAACAATTGGAATATTCTCACACCCTGAGAGTTATTAAGTTGACAATTGTTCTTACAacaaatgataaattattacCTGCAAAGATCACGATGCCACGTGGGAACATTTCTATATGCCAATTTGGTAGTAACGTCAAACATGATGATTGCGCATTGCCTGTGGATGCTGCAACCATCTATAAAGATGCGTCTTTAGGATTAGGGTAATTGAAATCAGAACAGAAATGAAAGTCCATCacgaaaaaaacaaaaacaatctaACAAATCAAGTGTGCTAGAgaatattgaaatttcaacAATAGTGTTCAGAATAAAAAGTGAAGGCCAAGTTAATTATGAGGGAAAATGATAATTGAAACAAACTCCCTTCAGGTAAGAGGAAATAGTGCAATAGAGTATTTaatgggaaagaaagaagtttGTAAGGATAAAAACACATCCTGAAAAAATAAACTGACTAATTCATTAACTTACTAGTAGCCATCACGTAAACCACCAAATTTCTCCTGCCCAGCAGTGTCCCAACagtaaaatctaatttttccACAGTTTGTGAAGAAGTCCAATGGGTGAACCTCCACACCAATGGTCGctaaaagttcaaagaaaCAGAACAAATTCATAACTATAAGGTGTTTGTTCATTTTAACTAAAATCCTAAGAGTGAACAAACCacaaaatggagaaattttgcaatatttcTTACGTTCCTATTTCTTTTCCAACTCCCTTGTGAGATGTCTTTTCACAAAAGTTGTTTTTCCTAAGCAACAAAAACCTAACCAATTCacttatacttttaatttcaagtaTTATATGAATCCATCTTAACAAACAAAGATCATTCAAAACaaaccaataaaattaatcaatatgtCCGTTTGAATTGACTTTACAAGTGtttattaacatattttttttgcatttataAACCCTTAATTAGACATTTAGaaagtcaatccaaacacACTCTACGTAGATTTACAAAACCTATTATTCTAATGGATGAAtcccttttttgttctttcttcctttcataCTACCCTTATAACATTGGAACTCCGAAACAATGTCAtgattttcaagtttttagaGCGAACCAAACAAACAACGACCAAAAGAGGGAAATCTTCATGTTCAAGCAACCTCACccaaaaagataaagaagtTCAAGTGGcttataaaagatattaaaacaataaatcttTGAGTAAAGGAAATTAGAAACTCAACTTCTCCCTTAAATCCTATGTGTggtttttattgaatatttgtatattccattgatattttatagaaatacaTGTTTAGTACCATAATAAGGTACCAATCTTATTCTTATACTATAAACTCTTTAagttgatctcgaacattgattctcgtatgtctctacatattttttaagatcCGTCAAACAACCTAAGATATTAGTTGACTgaatttgggttattaagacaaaactaataatataatcaataataattattacaataataacactttattaataacagtcAATAGATTAGATTTACAATTTACGAGTTTTAGGATATAAATCACAACAAAAGCATGCTGAAAGAACTCGTGTTGGTTTGTGAAGACAACTTTCACTCTACTCTACTAAGCCTTTAGGACATGAAAAGATGATATTGTCAGATTGTAGGGATGCACGGGAATGTTGTGTAtctaaattccaaaatttggGGCCTCATTTGCTTGGTAGACTTAAGCTTATTATTTCTCTAGCCCAGTTTTTTCATTAGAGCCTTGAATTTGGTTGGATAGgagaaaacttaattattcaaactcaatcaaattataattatcacaATGTTTGTTGGGATGGTGTGGCAGAAATTAATTGGTCGAAATTTCTTGCTGAACAAGGGTGTTTATTGCATGTTAATTTCTAATAGGATTAGATGTAATTAGAGTAAATTAGATCTGTTTTCTTCTGCACATGTCTaccatttccataaagaacaatatcaaaattatgaaagtacaataatcaataaaatgcAATAGAAAAGATGCACAAATTGATAGAATAGAAGAAGATTAAAGTAAAAGTATGAAGATTGTTGAAGATATTCAAGTGGGTTACATTTTAAAAGACTCTGTGAGGCCTCAAATGTCACGATGATTATAAGATTTGgtcttttgtttattgttgTTTTGGACAATGGAattgactttttaaataaattgtttagttttaaGTTGAGAAATATTAGATGAACtgcttatctttttttcttttctaaaaaaaaaaaatgtcagcACAAAAATAGATATGTTGAATTATGTGTTACATACGTCATCACATAAACAAATACGCAAAATCACATATCACATATATTTGAGAAGTATTTGTATCTAATAGAGATTGTTTTTGTCTCACAAAAAGTATTTGTGCTTCGAAGATTGGGAATGACCTAAAGATCAAGTGGTCAACTATACCGTGTAATTGCATCATGGATGctttatgaaaattaaggGATTTAATATTCAAAGTCTTCACTTGTTACATGTTTATGTTCtatggtttaaattttggagTCAAGATAAgttatcttttattatatataatttattttcaattcattgaaaattttaaaaattgaaagttcaaaataaCAAGGTTAGAAATACATTAGATTGATGTCAAGTTTTAGCGGAGAAAATACCTAACATTCGATTGActttaatgataaatttgtaatttagagaACATATGTTctacaaatcaaataaaaaaggattTGATGCTTAAGTTAGGAAGAGAATTATATAATGGAAAATCAATAAGAACTTTTTAGCTACCTTCTTCTATGATCACATCACctattttattgtattattcTACTCCTAATCCTTATCGGAATAGGAATTCCTCATTGTTCTTTATCCTAGGATCTCAAACTATTTTTTGGTTTGACCACAATCGGGGATAGACCGAGTTGTCCAACACaagtttctttaaaatctttaTTGGCTCATAATCAACTTAGAACCCATATTGCTACTGCTCTTGGACTCGAGCTCGATTTGGGTTGAGGACGAGCCGGATGAGGTGGTAATCTAACCGTGAGTCGTGAGATACGAAAACATACAAAATTcgttcattaaattttaaaaaaggaatcTATTAAAATGGTTTGAGGgtaagaaaagagaagagtgtAAAACGAGcgctcaaaattcaaaaaaaaaaaaaaagaaagaaagactCTCTCAcgaaacagaaaaaagaacGATGGAGAGTGATCCCACACTGCGGATCCAACGGTCAGAATAATAGCTTCATTTGAAAGCCAAACTACGCCCTTTCCCTATAAACCctctcctcttcctcttcctcttcctcttcctcttccactCTCAAACCCCCCCTTTCTTTTAACCTAATTCTCCATCGccgatttcttcatttccaatTCGACGCTTTCCCATGGTGATACCTCTTTACTCTCTCACCTCCACCCACTCCTTACGCTTTCTCACTCTTTCtcactctttcttctttctatttccCAGGCTTTGCCCGACCAGAAGACTGTTGATTATCCTAGTTTCAAGCTCGTCATTGTTGGTGATGGCGGCACTGGTATGTTCTTTCCTTCCTGCCTCCCACTCGTAGTATTCTCTTCCAATTCCAGACTCAAGAACAAACCGTAAAGCTTTCAAATCGTGCCTTAATGCCGTTGATTTCAACCAAGATTGATGCGGGATTGGATTCCTTTTCTCAAACTataacttttctttcctttattaGGGTTTTATCAATCCGTTTCATTGCATCCGATACTCCAAGGGCATTCTAGATCAATTCTTTTAAGACCATCTATAATATAATCCAGTTactttgtttgtgtttttggcTTACATAATTTAAATAGGAAATCCGTCATTCTTCGTTGCTCTTTGTTGGTTGTCATCCAATACTTGACAAGGCTTCTAATTCGAGTATGACTGAATCATTTCTGTTATGTTTGCTCAGGGAAAACAACGTTTGTGAAAAGACATCTCACAGGGGAGTTCGAAAAGAAATACGAACGTAAGAATTGTTGCTATCcccacaattttttttggattattcATTGTTTGGAATGGGgttttagttaaaattaataaacaactCTTAAGTATGGGTTTGGCTTTCTGTTGTTTCTTATGAAATTAGCAACCATTGGCGTGGAAGTGCACCCTTTAGACTTCTTCACAAACTGTggaaaaattagattttactGCTGGGACACTGCTGGGCAGGAGAAGTTCGGTGGTCTACGTGATGGCTACTAGTAAGTTCATAAATGAGGTCTTCTATTCTTTCGTATGTTAAATATTCCCGGTTGTACTTCGTTGTTGCTCTAGCACATTTTCCTCATTTCTGTAGGGAGCTTTTTTCCCTCCTGCAACAAtgttaaatttctattttctttttgtacatTTATTTGATCTGatagattattttatctttacaATCTTGTTATCCCTTGGTAGTATTTTTACGATGGTCCTTTATTTCTGTTAAGGACTGTTCTGATTTCAATTTCCTCCTACTGATGAAGTTCCTTATTTTGTGTCTTAATTCATGATTGCAGCATCCATGGGCAATGTGCAATCATCATGTTTGATGTTACTGCTAGATTGACATACAAAAACGTCCCTACATGGCATCGTGATCTTTGCAGGTAATCTAACATTTGTTTGTAGGAAACTGAATTGTTGCAACGTCAGGGCACTCTTCTTCAAGCTGCCTGCCATCTGATGACTTATTAACCTGCAGGGTGTGTGAGAATATTCCAATTGTTCTTTGTGGAAACAAGGTGGATGTGAAAAACAGGCAGGTTAAGGCCAAACAAGTCACGTTCCACAGGAAGAAGAACCTACAGTACTATGAAATTTCTGCAAAGAGTAACTACAACTTTGAAAAACCATTCCTCTACTTGGCCAGGAAGTTAGCTGGGTAAATCCATTTCCTGGTTTAGGTTGtgttagttttttctttaatttggaaCATTCATGACGATGGACTTCATTTTCTTATGGTGATTCAGGGATCCCAACATTCATTTTGTGGAGTCTCCAGCTCTGGCTCCTCCTGAAGTACAAATTGACTTGGCTGTCCAGCAACAGTGAGACATCCTCATCCTAAGTCATTACTAAGGAAACCATTCACATTCTTTGGTGTAACCCATATCtatatgttgtttgttttctgCAGGCATGAAGCTGAATTGGTAGCAGCTGCCAGTCAACCTCTTCCCGATGACGACGATGATGCTTTTGATTAAGACTGGTCGATCATCTGATGACGTTGCCCTCTGCATATCTATTTTAAGTgaggtttttttcttcttgctaTGATTAACAGAAGGGAATAGCTGCGCAGGGTATGGCTGAGGATtgaaacttgaattttgaaaacgttAGTTTTCTGCTCCCtggataaaagaaatttgttgtgATGTAGATGGTGGGTTTTCTGTTGGTGAGATTCACTATCGATTGTAGTAGATCCACATGGCCTTTGTGGAAAGTTCATCATGcagaaaattttggaatgaGTGTTGCACTATTTGATTTGTGTTCATTGttcctttatttcttttctggGCGTATCATTTGTTTTTCAGAAATATGGGTTTGGTGAGGTGTTGAATGTTTGATGAAGAAACTTAATGGTTATCAAAACTTTAGGAACTCggtttatttgtgttttgaaaaacaatgtaataaaaaagttgttatttGTATTAGTTGATGAGCCATGTATGTTCTAGGTTTGTTTTTAAGTaagttaatttgattatttcatttgattttaagtTTGAGTTCAGAGCTAAAATGtccaagttttttttacaagATACAGTAGTTCTATGTTTCTAGATTCGCATTGAAACCCAATTTAGGGAAACTTTTGTTGTAGCTTAGTGTgtaatagaaagaaatatccatttgagaaataaaagaCAATGAGGGAAAAGGGAGGGTGAGGAAGAGAAGATGGAGGGAAATATAGGAGAAAGGGATACATATTTGAGAGATGAGAGAATTTTTATTCTAGTTTGAAGAGGAATACTTGGTGGTTCGTCTGTACTCATTTTCTTGTGATTCAAAATAAAGTTATGAAGATACTTAAGAGTAATAAAAGactaatttaaaacaaatagataattagagctattaaaaaattgtaaaatcaTAAGTGCAACCATTGATTGAAAGGGCATAATTACCACCcaatttttattacatttaattaaagttcCAACTATAAATATCATGTTAACCTCATGTGATAAGAATcaatttacaactttttttttttggagaaagaCAAAAAGAGAGATCAAGGAGTGCAACCGAGAGTTGAGACacgaaaatatttttaactataGAAAAGCATATTGAAAAGGAGGATAAAAAACCACGtataaaacttttgaataaATAAGCTTGTAAAGTGGACCAAAGCCCCTTTCAAGAATATTTTGTTGCATCTAACAAGTCCCGTATCATGGAAAATTACCAAAAACagaataaaattttgggagttaaatagttttagagaaggtttttgaaaataaagagtTTTAAGACAAATGAGGTAATGAGCATATTCAAATTAAGCATAGTAAAAAGAAATCCTAAGATGTTGGTCCCTTTCCTCCTGTTTCCTCCATCTTCGAGATTCCCATAGTTGAAGTCAACAAACGACGATGTCGAGGCTTTGGACGAAGGCAGCACAACAGGGTAATTTTGAAAGCGACTTTGTCTGTGAGTGAGGCAAGTTATTTATAGCGGTGACGTGATAGGGAGCAACAAGCAACATGAGCGAAGTTTAGCGACTTCTTTGTCCTTGTAGTTCTATTTGTAGAACAATTTTatatccttttttaattttattttgagaaacatttttcattctctgtTGTCACTCTTTTTATGGAGAGAGAACAAAAACGAAAACATGTTCAAACGTTATAATTTTTCGAACAATTTGAACAAGTGTAAAATCACTCTAAATCTCCTAAACACTAGTGTTACAATTGGTTTGGAGATGTATATTACGACTTTTGAGTTTGAGAGATATTTGTAAGACGTATGCGaaataaaaaaacagtaaCTAAAAACTTCATAAAACGTAATCATCCTAGATCACCTAAAACaagtatataattgatttgaagttGCGAGATACTTATTAAATGCTTGCAAGAAGTTCCTAAATTAAAAGACAGTAACTACAACGCTGCATAAAACATGTGTAAAATAACCTAAGTtacttaaaacaaatttagaattGATTTGGAGTAGGGTACTTCAACGTTTGAAGTTGCGAGataaaaaacattaatcaCAAACCCTATAAAACACGTGTAAAATCACTTGAAACAAGTATAAGATTGTTTTGGAGTTGgatattttgagtttgaaaattgcGAGATATTTGTAAGATGTGTgcaagataaaaaaaacagtaacTAAAAATCTCCATAGAACGTAAAACACACACTAAATTAcgtaaaacaaatatagaattACAAGCCAAACGTCCCTACTAAAAATGATAATCATTAAAGAACATATATTAATTCCAAGGATCTAAAAAATAGCAACAtatgaatgaaatgaaaatacaaacagaaaaattactaaattacTTTTACACATTAACGAACCATATATGGCAACAGAACCTAAATCACCAGAAGTTTCAAATTAGGGAATCATCCATAGTTATTTGGAAGCTAGGAAGGAGCTTCAAAAAAAGAAGCACTGTGAAAGAAATCTCTAAATCCgactagaaaaattaaaaggaaccGATGATTCTCGCAATCTAGAACCACCAATTTTTCTACCTCGAGGACCCTAAAAATGATACgaattgaaaaattgttcAAGTGGTACACAATAAACATGTATGCGACATGCCATAAGCGGATAATGTTGAGAATGACCAACTTAATGTATTGAAAATCGTCGTCGGACATCGAGTGCCATATTGACACTTTCTTTGTGACCACTATATGACTCGAAATTTCTAGGTGATTTATATCGTGTCTACATTAATAGTCATTcgttcaaattttgtttggatAACGTTTTAATTACactaatttgtttgattgtatGAGCAATCAAGTGCTTGTAAGGCTGCTAGAGCGAAACGACTTAGAACCGCAACAAACTTACAACCACAGGAGCGGTTCTAAGTCGTTTCTTCAGCGACAAGTCGAGCTCATTGTAACACGCGATCACCCAGTGGATCATCTTGAGTTGTTTAGGGAGACACACGCCAGTAGTACTTGCGAGTTCGTTTCAACGGCGGCAGAGGATGCACATGTAAGTTCATCAtaacttattaattattaatttctatttaaatttcGATGACCTCTCATAATCTCAGTTGTATTATTGTGCAGAATCAAATGTTACAACTTCAGTTGCAACATGTCCCATAGGGTTCTCAACCACTCTCGAACGATGAGATATGCAATACTATTTTGGATAGACGACTGGGCTACTCAAAAGGCCTTGGTTGGGACCCCAAACCCATGTCTAGGAAGAGTTCTGCTTCCTCtgcttcttcctcttcttacGACCACAAAGCACATATTACGGAGGTTAACCAACCTAGGAACGTCCAAATGTGAATCGACACAGGCTTTGTCGACGCTTTATGACCTTTGGCCGCCGCCATTGTGCGTCGGCGAAAGTCTTCTTTCTTATAGTAATTTCAAACATTTCGTGTCTCTTACACCTACTTCCACGTAACCTCTAATTACATCTCTCTTTCCACTTTTTGCATCTaacatatcaaatattttggttcaactCAACTACAACAATTTTTGTAGTGTTATTTCACCCAATACTTTTGAATTATCTATAGATACATTCGTATCTCCCAATGTAGACCCTTG
This genomic interval carries:
- the LOC105434483 gene encoding GTP-binding nuclear protein Ran1B, yielding MALPDQKTVDYPSFKLVIVGDGGTGKTTFVKRHLTGEFEKKYEPTIGVEVHPLDFFTNCGKIRFYCWDTAGQEKFGGLRDGYYIHGQCAIIMFDVTARLTYKNVPTWHRDLCRVCENIPIVLCGNKVDVKNRQVKAKQVTFHRKKNLQYYEISAKSNYNFEKPFLYLARKLAGDPNIHFVESPALAPPEVQIDLAVQQQHEAELVAAASQPLPDDDDDAFD